CCCGGGTGGGCCGGGGCACGAAGATCGACAACCTGGTCCAGCTCGGACACAACGTCCGGGTGGGAGAGGACTGCCTTCTCGTCGCCCAGGTGGGGGTGAGCGGCTCCACCCGGGTGGGCAACCGGGTGGTGCTGGCGGGCCAGGTAGGGGTGGTCGGGCACGTGGCCATCGGCGACGGCGCCATCGTGGGAGCCCAGTCGGGGGTTCCCGCCGACCTTCCGGCCGGGGCGGTGGTCTCGGGGAGCCCCGCCTTTGCCCACCCCGAGTGGCTCAAGGCGCAGGCGGTGGTGCGCCGGCTGCCCGAGCTGAGACGGACGGTCCAGAAGCTCGAGCAGCGGGTGCGCGACCTGGAGGCCGTCCTCGCCCGCGCCCAGGTGCCCGGAGAGACCCCCCCTCCCGAGGAGGCCCCATGATCGAGGTGTCGGACATCCAGTCCATCCTGGCCTGCCTGCCCCACCGGTACCCCTTCCTGCTGGTGGACCGGGTGCTCGGTCTGGACAAGGGCCGGTCCATCCACGCGATCAAGAACGTCACGGTCAACGAGCCGTTCTTCCCGGGCCATTTTCCAGGCCGGCCGGTGATGCCGGGGGTGCTCATCGTGGAGGCCCTGGCCCAGGCCGGGGGCATTTTGGCGCTGCGCACCACCGGGGAGTGCATCGAGGGCAAACTCATGCTCTTTCGCTCCATCGACCGGGCGAAGTTCCGCAAGCCCGTGACCCCCGGCGACCAACTGCACCTCCACGTGAACGTGCTCAAACAGCGCCAGGGCTTCTGGTCCTTCGGCGCCGAGGGCAAGGTCGACGGCGAGGTCTTCGCCGAAGCCGAGCTCTCCGCCGCCATCGTGGATCGGGAGGCATAGAGGTGCACGGACGGACACGGACGTGCACGGACTTTCACGGACGGCGGATGCCAAGGCTCCGCAACCCGCAACGCGCGACCCCAACTGACAACGGACCACGGACCACGGACCAATTCCAATGATCGACCCGAGAGCAGTCATCCATGGCGGCGCAGAGCTGGACGAAGGGGTGGAGGTGGGGCCCTTTGCGGTCATCGGCCCCCACGCGCGCCTGGGGAAGGGCGTCACGGTGGGCTCCCACGCCGTGGTGGACGGCCACACCACCGTGGGGGCAGGGTGCCGGATCTTTCCCTTCGCCTCGGTGGGAACCATCCCCCAGGACCTCAAGTACCGGGGCGAGCCCACGCTGCTCGAGGTCGGGGAGCGCACGGTGATCCGGGAGTTCACCACCGTGAACCTGGGCACGGCCGGGGGCGGGGGGGTGACCCGGGTGGGTTCCGATTGCCTCCTCATGGCTTACAGCCACGTGGCCCACGACTGCCTGCTGGGCAACCGGGTGATCCTGGCCAACGCGGCCACCCTGGCGGGCCACGTGACCGTGGAGGACTTTGCGGGCATCGGGGGGCTCACGGCGGTGCACCAGTTCGTCCGCATCGGCGAGCAGGCGTACGTGGGGGGCTGCTCGGCCGTGGTGATGGACATCCCGCCCTTCTGCACCGCCTCGGGCAACCGGGCCAAGCTCTTCGGCTTGAACCTCGAGGGCCTCAAGCGCCGGGGCTTCGACCAGGAGGTCCAGGCGGCCCTGCGGCGCACGTACCGGGCGGTGTTCCAATCCAAGGAGACCCTGGCCCGCTGTCTGGAGAAGGTTCGGGAGGGGAAGGACTACGCCCTGC
The genomic region above belongs to Thermodesulfobacteriota bacterium and contains:
- the lpxA gene encoding acyl-ACP--UDP-N-acetylglucosamine O-acyltransferase, producing the protein MIDPRAVIHGGAELDEGVEVGPFAVIGPHARLGKGVTVGSHAVVDGHTTVGAGCRIFPFASVGTIPQDLKYRGEPTLLEVGERTVIREFTTVNLGTAGGGGVTRVGSDCLLMAYSHVAHDCLLGNRVILANAATLAGHVTVEDFAGIGGLTAVHQFVRIGEQAYVGGCSAVVMDIPPFCTASGNRAKLFGLNLEGLKRRGFDQEVQAALRRTYRAVFQSKETLARCLEKVREGKDYALPPVRRFVDFIAGSERGVTR
- the fabZ gene encoding 3-hydroxyacyl-ACP dehydratase FabZ, which produces MIEVSDIQSILACLPHRYPFLLVDRVLGLDKGRSIHAIKNVTVNEPFFPGHFPGRPVMPGVLIVEALAQAGGILALRTTGECIEGKLMLFRSIDRAKFRKPVTPGDQLHLHVNVLKQRQGFWSFGAEGKVDGEVFAEAELSAAIVDREA